One window of the Cryptococcus gattii WM276 chromosome E, complete sequence genome contains the following:
- a CDS encoding Hypothetical Protein (Similar to TIGR gene model, INSD accession AAW43859.1), with translation MDASIKGASDIKTFVRLLQCASKFGDDLHICIGEGLWEMSSVDSSKSAFCLFKLSKDFFYKWEKRTSGQIMCRILVKSVIAVLGKSAQMSAVQRIDLRIIDPSDELKSRLRRRRRGGRDADGEEQKVFMDNGPAYPDDDEAVGGIEAKLIMRLVCDHGVIRKHSLHLGTSEFNRADVDPETTPSGFTVSSRTLRDWLDHFSISMPTSGSNASGGLSQLGWMFAKDHVKIKSWEGPGNGNAGLSTEITIDTEEFEDYELLETRYMDKEPTQQRQNSGPRVDLTLPMKEFKATLVLAEQLSINLNMAFSEAGQPLTITNLENELEYIELFCAIATRECYAFADITLPGQESSAHTRDAHLSRNRTATAQQSEAGNATAPSSRRRTEDQSQRKGPSRLTLTAQPTEEERLVTVYLPGISQSQKPLFQRTSDRIHPYAKEAASAPPPSKHDGDQEPLFLPQSQNAGSPETLLPQSQRYATQSGVRMTQREVLEYAGLGDVNMDELGEELDVEEEEELRASQLGDRAKASGNLEHQETEEQTVGRQDVSIYRSVNTTDADESDFTWDTTIDMGLLDDRARAQLDEGHVDAKTEHMEVEEGQKDGDLSMDEWDEEDTDGLEMTQIPEKSKYHPLFDD, from the exons ATGGACGCCTCGATTAAAGGCGCATCAGATATCAAAA CATTTGTTCGTCTACTACAGTGTGCATCAAAATTCGGAGATGATTTGCACATCTGCATCGGTGAAGGACTC TGGGAAATGTCCTCGGTAGACTCATCGAAATCCGCCTTCTGCCTTTTCAAACTGAGTAAGGACTTTTTCTACAAATGGGAGAAAAGGACATCTGGACAAATAATGTGTCGTATATTAGTCAAG TCCGTCATAGCGGTCCTCGGTAAAAGCGCCCAAATGTCCGCTGTTCAACGTATAGATCTCCGTATCATCGATCCTTCTGATGAGCTCAAGTCGCGGCTCAGAAGGCGCCGCAGAGGCGGTCGTGACGCTGATGGAGAAGAACAGAAGGTTTTTATGGATAATGGACCTGCATATccagatgatgatgaggcCGTAGGAGGTATCGAAGCAAAGCTGATCATGAGACTGGTCTGCGACCACG GGGTAATTCGCAAGCACTCTTTGCACCTCGGCACAAGCGAATTCAACCGAGCAGACGTCGATCCGGAAACGACTCCTTCAGGCTTCACTGTGTCTTCCCGTACTCTACGCGACTGGCTCGACCATTTTTCCATATCAATGCCTACTTCCGGTTCGAACGCTTCGGGGGGACTGAGCCAATTAGGTTGGATGTTTGCTAAGGACCATGTGAAAATAAAGTCATGGGAAGGACCGGGAAACGGAAATGCGGGTCTCAGCACAGAGATTACTATCGATACTGAAGAATTTGAAGATTACGAGCTACTCGAAACACGATACATGGATAAAGAACCTACTCAGCAAAGACAAAACTCTGGGCCAAGAGTAGATTTGACCTTGCCTATGAAGGAGTTCAAA GCGACGCTAGTGCTCGCAGAACAACTGTCTATCAATCTGAATATGGCATTCTCCGAAGCAGGCCAGCCTCTTACTATCACAAACCTAGAAAACGAGCTCGAATATATCGAACTATTCTGCGCCATCGCCACCCGCGAATGTTATGCTTTTGCAGATATCACGTTACCAGGCCAGGAGTCTTCGGCTCACACAAGAGACGCACACCTGTCAAGGAATCGAACAGCGACAGCACAGCAGTCGGAAGCTGGTAATGCCACTGCGCCCTCATCtagaagaagaacggaaGACCAGAGTCAAAGAAAGGGACCATCGCGGCTCACTTTAACTGCTCAACCAACGGAGGAGGAAAGGCTGGTTACTGTCTACTTGCCAGGAATTAGCCAATCCCAAAAACCGCTTTTCCAACGCACTTCTGACCGGATTCACCCGTATGCAAAAGAAGCAGCATCGGCTCCACCACCTTCCAAACACGACGGCGATCAAGAACCTCTGTTCCTCCCTCAAAGCCAGAATGCTGGTTCTCCAGAGACCCTTCTACCACAAAGCCAACGGTACGCAACCCAAAGTGGAGTGAGAATGACTCAGCGGGAAGTTTTAGAATACGCAGGGCTAGGAGATGTGAACATGGACGAGCTCGGAGAGGAGCTAGAcgttgaggaagaggaggagctGAGAGCTTCTCAATTGGGTGATCGAGCCAAAGCGTCAGGGAATTTAGAGCATCAAGAAACAGAAGAACAAACTGTGGGACGGCAAGATGTCTCTATATACAGGTCAGTCAACACTACAGACGCCGACGAGAGTGACTTTACATGGGATACGACAATTGATATGGGTCTGTTGGATGATCGAGCTCGAGCGCAACTTGATGAAGGGCATGTCGATGCAAAGACCGAGCATATGGAGGTAGAGGAAGGGCAGAAGGACGGAGACCTGTCAATGGATGAgtgggatgaagaagatacAGACGGACTGGAAATGACCCAAATACCTGAAAAGTCGAAG TACCATCCTCTTTTCGATGACTGA
- a CDS encoding monosaccharide transporter, putative (Similar to TIGR gene model, INSD accession AAW44894.1): MGKITVAPSREEIPSLSALGIEAHPDALTLAYDDKALANSYGGNGLKDLIASRMVLLAASAATIGGLLFGFDQGILSISLTMPQFQEQFPETNAQVNSSASLNKGVMTALLELGAFLGAFMSGYVSDRYSRKGSLAFGMVWFIIGSVLQSASFSFAQLVVGRFIGGIGIGVLSSTAPTYISEIAPPNIRGALLVLEQFSIVLGVVVMYYITYGSRHLSGDGSFRLPFALQMFPCIILGGFLYYLPYSPRWLALRGRDKDCLASLCRLRELPDTDPRVQAEWINIRAEAIRNREVLVKAHPGMTDQSTKSEVKLELASWVDMFRSGVIRQTMIGILLMFFQQFVGINALVYYAPTLFEQLGLDYELQLHLAGALNIAQLVAVVIAFFLLDKIGRKVFLIVGALGLTVSHVVVAAMIGSYSDNWPAHKGPAWVGVGFIFGVMIFYGIGWGPVPWAMPAEIHASSRRAKGVAITTCSNWLNNFIIGLITPPLVSGTKGYGAFIFFAIWSILAGVWSVFFVPETKGRTLEQMDAVFKSHTAIEDAQARDDILQIICKEALNSTNNPGQVSKMEVEMVENVDEKKSGTPSTISKV; the protein is encoded by the exons ATGGGTAAAATTACTGTCGCACCAAGCAGGGAGGAAATTCCCAGTCTCTCTGCCCTGGGTATCGAGGCGCACCCCGATGCTCTGACACTTGCATACGATGACAAGGCCCTGGCCAATTCTTATGGCGGCAATG GTCTTAAGGATCTTATCGCCAGCAGAATGGTTTTACTGGCTGCCAGTGCTGCAACGATTGGTGGACTCTTATTCGGATTCGACCAGGGTATCCTGTCCATTTCTTTGACCATGCCCCAGTTCCAAGAGCAATTTCCCGAGACAAATGCACAGGTAAACTCAAGTGCGAGTCTCAACAAAGG TGTCATGACGGCTTTGCTTGAGTTGGGTGCCTTTTTGGGTGCCTTCATGTCAGGATATGTTTCAGACAGGTATTCGCGAAAGGGATCCCTAG CTTTTGGTATGGTCTGGTTCATTATTGGATC TGTCCTTCAAAGCGCTTCCTTTTCATTTGCTCAGCTTGTTGTTGGGCGTTTCATCGGAGGTATCGGTATTGGGGTTCTTTCTTCAACTGCCCCCACCTATATTAGCGAGATCGCTCCCCCCAACATTCGTGGTGCGCTCCTTGTCCTTGAACAGTTCTCCATCGTTCTTGGTGTTGTTGTCATGTATTACATT ACGTATGGATCTAGACACTTATCGGGGGATGGTTCGTTCCGACTGCCTTTTGCTCTTCAAATGTTCCCTT GTATTATCCTCGGAGGCTTCTTGTACTACCTTCCTTACTCCCCTAGATGGCTGGCTCTTCGTGGTCGCGATAAAGATTGCCTGGCAAGCTTGTGTCGTCTCCGCGAGCTGCCGGACACCGATCCCCGAGTTCAAGCCGAATGGATCAATATCAGAGCTGAGGCCATTCGTAATCGTGAAGTGCTCGTAAAGGCGCATCCCGGCATGACCGACCAGTCAACAAAATCGGAAGTCAAGCTGGAGCTTGCGAGCTGGGTTGATATGTTCAGATCTGGAGTTATACGACAGACGATGATTGGTATTTTACTCATGTTCTTCCAGCAGTTTGTGGGCATCAACGCT CTTGTCTACTATGCTCCCACATTGTTCGAACAGCTAGGCCTCGACTATGAGCTTCAACTTCACCTTGCCGGCGCCTTGAATATCGCACAGCTCGTCGCCGTCGTCATTgcctttttccttcttgACAAAATTGGCCGCAAGGTTTTCCTTATCGTCGGTGCTCTGGGTCTTACAGTTTCTCACGTGGTCGTAGCAGCCATGATCG GAAGCTATTCTGATAACTGGCCGGCTCACAAGGGCCCGGCATGGGTGGGTGTTGGATTCATCTTCGGTGTCATGATCTTCTACGGTATCGGTTGGGGTCCCGTCCCTTGGGCTATGC CTGCTGAGATTCACGCCTCCAGTCGCCGTGCCAAGGGTGTTGCCATAACAACCTGCTCCAATTGGTTGAATAATTTTATCATC GGATTAATCACTCCTCCCCTTGTTTCCGGTACCAAAGGATATGGAGCATTCATCTTCTTTGCCATCTGGTCCATCTTGGCTGGTGTTTGGTCCGTCTTCTTCGTACCCGAGACTAA AGGCCGTACTCTTGAACAGATGGATGCAGTCTTCAAATCTCACACTGCAATTGAGGACGCGCAAGCAAGGGATGACATCCTGCAGATCATTTGCAAAGAGGCTCTTAACTCGACTAACAACCCCGGCCAAGTTTCCAAAATGGAGGTCGAAATGGTGGAAAACGTCGACGAGAAAAAGAGCGGTACACCAAGTACCATTAGCAAGGTGTAA
- a CDS encoding glycerol dehydrogenase, putative (Similar to TIGR gene model, INSD accession AAW43501.1): protein MSVSTSFKLNNGVKIPAVGLGTWQAPPGQVQAAVAHALKNGYRHLDCALIYQNEAEVGEGIKESGVPRSEIFITSKVWNTHQPNVADGLRQTLEALQTDYLDLYLIHWPVRLVPNESSALLPVNPDGSRSVDRDWNQSETWRQMEEVYASGKVRAIGVANWSIPYLEELKKTWKVVPAVNQVELHPFLPQHKLVKYCHDLGILLEAYSPLGSTNAPLLSDPEINAIAEKYKTSPATICISYQVNRGIVVLPKSVSPKRIEDNLKVISIEKEDMIKLDGMAAAGKAQRINTPKWGWDLGFDDWYGPVKQQ from the exons ATGAGCGTCTCTACAAGCTTTAAGCTCAACAACGGTGTTAAAATTCCAGCTGTTGGTCTTG GTACCTGGCAGGCGCCTCCTGGCCAGGTTCAAGCTGCAGTTGCCCATGCTCTCAAGAATGGATACCGTCACTTGGACTGCGCCTTGATCTATCAAAATGAGGCGGAAGTTGGGGAGGGTATCAAAGAAAGTGGTGTCCCTCGCTCTGAGATTTTCATTACTTCCAAAGTCTGGAACACCCACCAGCCAAATGTCGCGGACGGCTTGAGACAGACTCTTGAGGCTTTGCAGACCGATTACCTCGATCTCTAT CTCATTCACTGGCCTGTTCGCCTCGTTCCC AATGAGTCCTCTGCCCTCTTGCCTGTCAACCCTGATGGCTCTCGCTCAGTCGACCGAGACTGGAACCAATCTGAAACCTGGCGCCAGATGGAGGAGGTTTACGCCTCTGGAAAAGTCAGAGCCATCGGTGTTGCCAACTGGTCTATTCCTTATCTCGAGGAATTGAAGAAGACATGGAAAGTCGTACCTGCCGTCAACCAAGTTGAACTTCACCCCTTCCTCCCGCAGCACAAGCTGGTCAAGTATTGTCATGATTTGGGTATTTTATTGGAGGCATATTCGCCCTTGGGATCCACCA ACGctcctctcctctccgATCCCGAAATCAACGCCATTGCCGAGAAATATAAGACGTCTCCCGCCACTATCTGCATTTCATATCAAGTCAACAGGGGTATTGTTGTTCTTCCCAAATCTGTTTCCCCTAAGCGTATCGAGGATAATCTCAAGGTGATTTCCATTGAAAAGGAAGACATGATTAAATTGGATGGGATGGCGGCTGCCGGTAAAGCTCAGAGAATCAATACACCCAAGTGGGGCTGGGACCTTGGCTTTGATGATTGGTACGGGCCCGTTAAGCAACAGTAG